The genomic segment aaaaaaattaacatccataaaataaaacaaacacaaaacaaaataaaataatattaaaaataaaaaatacattaGTAAACTCTACACTCATTAACAACGAAAATGAAATCTATAATCTCAATCTTTGACATCTCTAAAatgtataaataaaataaaaaaaattaacaaaataataaaataaaaaattataattacttAATTCAACTTTTTCAATGCCTGTCATATCTCTTGTATCTATCAAGCACCCTACCAATTATGCTAAAAGATGATTCAGATGCAACTGTAGAGGTTGGAATCGCCAACATATCATGAGTTACTTGAACAAGGACAGATAACTTCTAATTATTAAGTTTCCACCACATCAAAACGTGAAaggtatatataatttataatttcatattaatgtagatttataaataaataaaattaatattaaattattatgattaaaatttgtatatgtatatataataaattaatatattttaagtatattattaattaaatttattatcaattttttcttaatatatatagaaaatattatatatattaatatatatatatatataattaatttggttTTTTAGTCGAATGgatccaaaaattttaaaatcaagaacctatcaaaaaatcaattgaatcaAATTGTTTTACTCcaatcatatttaatttgagtgaataattaatctaaattgattttattcacttgtaattaatatcatttttgTAACTAATTTAACCACAAAGCACTATATGAGGTTCACAATTTCACAATCAGGATCAAGTGTATTCCAATGTAACATTAATATACGAAGGTAATCAGTTCAAATTCAATCTATCATCTATCATACACATGAAAATATGATGTAATGTCAAACATTGTCAAATACGgggaaaaaaaagttcaaagcAATCTAATCGATCATATCctaatattaaaatgaatTGCAGATTCATATATGGACGACAACTGTCCAAAAAGGACTTTCTTACGTAAAGAGatctcaaattttcatttgcaaTCAAACATTaagaaagttttttttttttacacatCATTCAAGCAACAATATCAGACTAACCTcgtttttcatttgattttgtttcctATACAAAATATAAGTACATTGTACTAATTTACCTCTATCACATCAACAATATCAATTATCAAACACTGTCAACCAAAAACCCCGAGCCATTTTCGTTATCCGACCCAATAACCCGAGCCCGTTTACTCCCCTCCCCGTGCGCCAGGGCAGAAACCCGATTCGCCACCACATCCTTCAAAGCCCGTTCCAAGGGCCCAATCTCCTCAACATCGCCGCCCCACTGCATCACCACGACGCTCTTAGTTCGCCCACCAACCGTCGTCATCTCGGCCCGAACCACCCTAGCCTGAACCGACCTGATCACCCGATTTAAATCGTGGTTCAAACCGGGCCTATCCTCGCAACAGACTGTCGCCTTCAACAACTTCGCCTCCTTATCATAAAGGCTCAAAGCCGCCTCGTCGCGTTCCCCTGGAAACGGCCACGACTCAAGCTCCGGTTGGCTTTTACTGCAGCAACCGTCAACGTCACGTCGCGCTACGTCTTCTACTTGCCTCCTTAGCTCCCTCACGTGATGGACAACCTCCGCCAGCAACGAAGCTTTATCCGTCTGTTCAAAAGAAGCCAacaactcaaaaaaaaaaaagaacaaattaaataacgtTAATGTAATAGaatacttgtattttttttttacttggtTAAGAACCTTGGTGGTGTTGGGGAGGAGAGAGCGGAGAGTGGAGAGGTGGGCGTTGATACGTTGCCTGCGTCTCCTTTCAGCCTCCTTGTGACTCTTACAGGCTTCCGTAGATTTTCTCTCCGACAAAGTCTTGATGGAATCCTCACCCTCCGTTAGGTTGAAGGGGCTATTGTTCTCAAACCCACAGAAACTTTTCAGAggaaacatttttcttttcttatgaTATTAtggtgaaaacaaaaagaagcgTAGTAgaggagagaagaagaagaagaagaagaagaagaagagaagagagtGAAACGAGAACTGTAGTCTAGAAGAAGTGGAAGTGAAAGAAGAGAAGCACTTAGACAGGCACTTATtggtatttcttttttaattttttatttttttaatcgaTGATTATGGCTGTTAATAAAAGGTGAATTATCGTTCTCCGAGGTGGGATTTGGTTGgagtaaaaaacaaaaaccaacaaGGGAATTTTAAAAGTTGGAACTAGTAAAAAACAGAATAATGGTCAAAACTCACTTAACTAGTAAATAAGCATGATTGGTAAGTAATTTTGACTGTTAATTGGCTTTGAAACTTTTACTGCCACCAGTtgaaatgaagaaagagaaacGGGGTTTGGTGTGAAACAGAAACGGGACGTCTGGGTAATCATATCCAGTTGTAAGCTTAGCAACGGCGCATGAGTCACGGCGGCGCCGACAGCTTTTCCCCGAGGAGACGAATCAGGCAAATGATGATGCGGGCGACAATGTCATCGACTTCACTGCTTCACTTTCACACGCATTCccctgtttttttttcttctttactctCCGCTGCTGCTACTCACTGCATTGTTTACTTCCACACGGTATTATCATTGTTATGATCAAAGCCTGCTTCTTGTTCGAAGCCATATCACTGTGTCAGTCAGGTTCGCAACTCGTTTTGAATTTGCTCTCAAAATGGGACAAAATCATACTAACTAACTTCATGTTATCTCTGAATTTGCTTTCAAAGCAATGAGTGAAAGTACGCTAATATGTTTTCTCAACGTGGTTATTTGCCCTGTAAAAGCCACACGAACCCTCCGGTTCTTGCCTATGTGTAGTGGATATATCAGTGACCAAAAATGGgacaaattttgttttttaaccatggaaatttCAAGTGAAGAAGAGGGACTTCTGTAAAAAAGGCATGTGAGAGTGTTGGGTGGACCCCCACCAGATCCTGAACATTGCAGAAAGGTGAGATCAACATCTGATGCCAGCGACCCCGACAACATTGGCAAAGGGATTTCCTACATCTTAAACACTGTGAACATGACATTTCCTCGCTGCAATTGGCATGTTTCTAGGCCCCCGACTCATGTCTTGGCATAGACTGAAAATTCATTGCTACCACCGACTCTAGCAGCTAGCAATTCACAAATGGAGAACaggctttctttttctacaaAAAGAATAgtagtttatatatatatatatatatatatatatatgcatttgTTAAAGCTTACTGAATACCTGACACATGGAGTACTTTGAGAAGTTCTTTTAAAAAACTATATttcacatcaaaatattttgattaatctttatataataaatgaatgaaaatatattgttactgttaaataattaatcttGCAAACTATGGTGATACTGATAGTAGTAGTAATATCGAAGAGACATGCTGCATTTTGAGTTAATTAAAGCATGGGATTTCACCTAGAAGGAAAAACAACAGAAGATCCTGACTGATGGCAGGCAAATGGTCTAGCGTTCTTCCATATTCCACTGCCAAAGCCCCAAGGCTGTGTGGGACCAACGTCAGAAATGACAGTTTGACACCGTACCGGGAATACACCTCTTTCTTCTGGAAAAGCTGAAGTTCAAAGGTTAACGAAAGAAATGGAAACGAAAAGGGCAAAGCAAGATGTAAAGAGAGATGGGACGTTGGTTCCCATAGGCAGCAAAATGGAAGGTCCTTTAAAGGCAAAGCAGAAACTTGGAGCATTGTTCAAACTTACGGAAGGTCCAAAAAAGCTGCCtccttatttaattttatgtgcaAGCAGTGCTCGTTTCgcttttttcaaatttggttGCCTTATAACCCATTTTCGCTTGTCCCTCCGTGCTTCGCTAGGAAAAGAGCAAAGCCGAGGCGCAGGCAAAAGCACAACAGGATGAGAGGGaagagtttgaaaacatggagagaaaagtgagagaaaatgggatggAAAGTTCTTAATCTTTGTTCACAGATTGACATGGTAGGCTCTAGTTGCAATTGGGGGTAGCATCCATTTATCCGAATACTACTAATTAAGTTTCAATGAGAACTAAATTAAAACTGTTCTAAGGACTTCTGGTCATTGAATAGTATCACAAAATATTCAAGGATTTCAATGGGGGCAGCTGTAAATCTGCCTTGTGCTTATAGATGAACTAGAGTTTTGTACCATACAGTCGATAGCTCTGTCATTATGACATAAAAAGATTACTGCAACAGTAGCATGCCATCGGACATAATATTTTTGCAACTTGTCATGACAAACTTGGTTAAATCGAGTCCATTCTAATGGAATGGTGAACCAGACGGTGCAATCAAACCAAGACCTTGCATCACTCTCATCCTTCGGGCGCTTGACTTGGGAGATTTTCCTGGTGAAGTTCTCTCCttgtaaataaaattagattaGAAAGTAAGTTTTTTTTGCTGggaccaaaaaagaaaaaaatacttGTAGGAAGAATTGGGAAAAGAACTGAGTATACTCACAGAGCTTGGACCATTAGTCTTCTCCTTTGAAAGCTTATCTTGTTTAGGAGTTTGGAATTTTGTGCCATCAGAATCCAAACCATTTGGGTTCACCTTTTTCTGCTCTTCACCTTGCTTAGAAGTTTTGCTCCTTCTTCCTCCCTGAGAATTTGAAACTTCCTCGGCACTTCTATTATTtgacttcattttcttctgcTCCCTATCCAGCTTACTGGTTTTTCTATTTGCTGTGCTGCTTGATGACCTGAGTTTTTTGTGTACACTGACTTGCTTGGGACTTTTGCTCTTCACTTCATCTTTGGCACTTTGTTTATCATTTGTAAGTTTCTTCTGTACCCCATCTTCCTTGGGTGCTTTGTTCTTAGCTTTTGCACTGTTGCTTGTGCTCTTTTGCCTGACTGTCTTGTGCATCTTCCCAGCTGGGACTTTTGCTGCCTGAAAAGCTCTTTTCCGAGTTGGCTTGCATTCTTTCTGCTCTCCATCTTGTTTGGAGCTTTGATGTTTTGCGCTTTCCTCCACaatttggttatttttccTCTGTTTCTTCTGCACCCTCTCTGGTTCATTGGCTTTATTCTTAGCTTGTTTATCAGTACTTGGGCTTTTTCGCTTGAGTTTCTGCTGAATCTCATCTTGATCAGAAGTCCTGGTCCTAGCTTTATCCTCAACATTTGATCCATTTTGCCCGGGATTCTTTCTTCTAGAAGGGCTATTTGGTTTGAGTTTCTTCACAAGCCTATCCTTTTTAGAAATTTTCC from the Theobroma cacao cultivar B97-61/B2 chromosome 8, Criollo_cocoa_genome_V2, whole genome shotgun sequence genome contains:
- the LOC18591800 gene encoding myb-like protein X isoform X1; translated protein: MCRSEQIQASNGKSTEIHDNNDGEEESAALQLEAEVSLGGLIWVKLHGNSWWPAVVVDENSVNGSSKPGNRSEAEVLVRLYGSYEYLYADPMKYYPEFKMVLQQNNGSCREIFDKSLEQDCFRKKSIKPKAKDLILLVATARKRKAVKADLGQYSMGTVLGNKGTMRHSARRRLKDVNDGEAPYKKVRESNGVKMKLESNEPSTEDVVNRKISKKDRLVKKLKPNSPSRRKNPGQNGSNVEDKARTRTSDQDEIQQKLKRKSPSTDKQAKNKANEPERVQKKQRKNNQIVEESAKHQSSKQDGEQKECKPTRKRAFQAAKVPAGKMHKTVRQKSTSNSAKAKNKAPKEDGVQKKLTNDKQSAKDEVKSKSPKQVSVHKKLRSSSSTANRKTSKLDREQKKMKSNNRSAEEVSNSQGGRRSKTSKQGEEQKKVNPNGLDSDGTKFQTPKQDKLSKEKTNGPSSERTSPGKSPKSSARRMRVMQGLGLIAPSGSPFH
- the LOC108663062 gene encoding transcription factor bHLH30-like isoform X2 yields the protein MFPLKSFCGFENNSPFNLTEGEDSIKTLSERKSTEACKSHKEAERRRRQRINAHLSTLRSLLPNTTKTDKASLLAEVVHHVRELRRQVEDVARRDVDGCCSKSQPELESWPFPGERDEAALSLYDKEAKLLKATVCCEDRPGLNHDLNRVIRSVQARVVRAEMTTVGGRTKSVVVMQWGGDVEEIGPLERALKDVVANRVSALAHGEGSKRARVIGSDNENGSGFLVDSV
- the LOC18591800 gene encoding myb-like protein X isoform X2, with the protein product MCRSEQIQASNGKSTEIHDNNDGEEESAALQLEAEVSLGGLIWVKLHGNSWWPAVVVDENSVNGSSKPGNRSEAEVLVRLYGSYEYLYADPMKYYPEFKMVLQQNNGSCREIFDKSLEQVATARKRKAVKADLGQYSMGTVLGNKGTMRHSARRRLKDVNDGEAPYKKVRESNGVKMKLESNEPSTEDVVNRKISKKDRLVKKLKPNSPSRRKNPGQNGSNVEDKARTRTSDQDEIQQKLKRKSPSTDKQAKNKANEPERVQKKQRKNNQIVEESAKHQSSKQDGEQKECKPTRKRAFQAAKVPAGKMHKTVRQKSTSNSAKAKNKAPKEDGVQKKLTNDKQSAKDEVKSKSPKQVSVHKKLRSSSSTANRKTSKLDREQKKMKSNNRSAEEVSNSQGGRRSKTSKQGEEQKKVNPNGLDSDGTKFQTPKQDKLSKEKTNGPSSERTSPGKSPKSSARRMRVMQGLGLIAPSGSPFH
- the LOC108663062 gene encoding transcription factor bHLH30-like isoform X1, translating into MFPLKSFCGFENNSPFNLTEGEDSIKTLSERKSTEACKSHKEAERRRRQRINAHLSTLRSLLPNTTKVLNQTDKASLLAEVVHHVRELRRQVEDVARRDVDGCCSKSQPELESWPFPGERDEAALSLYDKEAKLLKATVCCEDRPGLNHDLNRVIRSVQARVVRAEMTTVGGRTKSVVVMQWGGDVEEIGPLERALKDVVANRVSALAHGEGSKRARVIGSDNENGSGFLVDSV